A single Stigmatopora argus isolate UIUO_Sarg chromosome 7, RoL_Sarg_1.0, whole genome shotgun sequence DNA region contains:
- the slx4 gene encoding structure-specific endonuclease subunit SLX4 isoform X1, whose product MNDSDQDFVDLCSKMLKRSRKKEVDAKLKRSDQTSSQANDGDRRRNKNVSGSRRVAAELHTGHAHQVIEITANSEQPLRDELAPEKTTKKGCGAKEKLIIRMQEFKRVCPRKIDIQEFKRVCPRMIDNVEHIEDPSPESEIVELPTSDGHMCPQDSDEALAMRLQQQLDREASEIHKMDLATEGLFFCHICHRNISHMTSEGRTKHINRCLDDSEHQMDPPPPPPPCVPDCPICGRKFKMLKSRSAHLKRCSADMGISPADLLQGLQRQAEETQRAAPTTISQTGGTKRKCVSQAAARKKSRKKTEIMDENTKMALALSSSLLQQEQEQLNSAKAQKTTTNLSSTPVLKWKPDTGKGCAKRKKGTVPRPPPILLIQDVNVALTRLQERVATLLLRTRAPSPPTPTRCPSTVSTLSGAAPLWQKSALPNGNIGELYFFVPELKDYITPWESEQPHCTSTDPNDKASITPSLTPSPPATGKLPAYSQALQVLVDLSDNEIPVDYGEHIAPDTGQDQNASLSSHFQMTGFFLEEITDICVNGPCTNTNGLPTGKSMCQHGAAQQHSSRSTLALSNLASNLSSMVNNPELSDCQLQVDSGQVFYAHSFIVYARCPLLAEMMHERGFGVCEKDIPRAHRVLICDVPGEAVLVLLQYLYSASVSLPASLQPHVLELASRFNLPELQQLCELHSEDPSAQNEDGAPTSPTECLNKTDMALAALFNSMWSHEDDAEQEGNDKNGLEKAADVGINDRELHEEQVNEEELNEIYEFVATQRKRGAKIVSVVESEGDDGEVSSKLTEPIENPGRFCNKTPEPESDPHLDHSLDNPYDCFFSTSEGVYKENPPSLTPPRAHTSMSTLSGRTILHSSVSLDGGSSLNTSNLPVPGVSPDGDRNDSSAIEGKEVVGEHPMPLKPQSQLSGAINVALLPNSPHKKEPDLIILSGSSEEMEIFNSQICSQNSIFSHSHPEQIFTHLKSNEPTVENEQFRNLECGSITDLSPSPEKLSPGDCSPEFSWLIPCTVSASPRKTSTESSDQSKISSCRTKLFPEENKPESAEVDPKQDTPIQPHVEPHSSTPLHSDVVQHHNTNTFPLYTQLGKEKSFSSDHESPEGMQLESFHRSPFSDPSEPHSSTSHRRLPSSERASKYSSPTRSSSYNCTGVKPKWTTPEDRIIAELDNDRELGGVEERPSPNVSFEQSLIILDEPPIAFNDSWGLDGCDNIAGNPGSCSSGLENRRGCTRRCQEPQNMNSQSSTNKEGQISPSPPGETINTPPEISDSLLVANMRDCSGEEDILPLSQRLNLKTPPSSRIKSHHTLVPITPMPHFSDMDTPELKNKLNSFGVRVLPKRQMILKLKEIHHFTHQLVNSYSDEEELSVVHGAQTNATSSKSFEKKGNFKEPASISLAKHTREDEDMQPLPNSQDSNSSSTTSTDESERHNPELCPSSGRESDSDGGISASQAATCLKDRLQAVRKLILSDSDLCTQILQYQPLVLSQLRERLKLAGIHIGATKLVNFLDSQCITFTTAKPGQTATRRHVKKKGKKRTRK is encoded by the exons AAATAGTAGAACTGCCCACTTCCGATGGCCATATGTGTCCTCAGGACAGTGATGAAGCTCTGGCCATGCGCCTGCAGCAGCAACTTGACCGTGAGGCATCGGAGATCCACAAAATGGACTTAGCAACGGAGGGTCTCTTTTTCTGCCACATCTGTCACCGAAACATATCCCACATGACATCTGAGGGACGCACAAAGCACATCAACAG GTGTCTGGATGACAGTGAGCATCAAATggatcctcctcctcctcctcctccttgtgTCCCCGACTGTCCAATCTGTGGCAGGAAATTCAAGATGCTCAAGAGTCGCTCTGCCCACTTGAAGCGCTGCTCGGCAGACATGGGCATTAGTCCTGCCGACCTGCTGCAGGGTCTCCAGAGGCAGGCAGAGGAGACACAGCGTGCTGCTCCAACCACCAT CTCACAAACTGGAGGCACCAAAAGGAAATGTGTGAGTCAGGCTGCAGCGAGAAAGAAGTCACGGAAAAAGACTGAAATCATGGATGAAAACACCAAAATGGCTCTGGCCTTATCATCCTCACTGTTGCAACAGGAGCAAGAGCAACTGAATTCGGCAAAAGCACAGAAGACCACCACCAATTTGTCCAGTACACCTGTGTTGAAGTGGAAGCCAGACACCG gtaaaggTTGCGCTAAAAGGAAAAAGGGCACCGTCCCTCGTCCTCCGCCAATCCTTCTCATCCAGGATGTCAATGTGGCCCTGACTAGACTGCAGGAGCGCGTCGCTACTCTCCTCCTACGGACCCGAGCTCCATCTCCACCTACACCAACACGTTGTCCCAGCACAGTGTCTACCTTGAGTGGCGCTGCTCCCCTCTGGCAAAAGAGTGCCCTGCCCAATGGAAATATTGGTGAATTATACTTTTTTGTCCCGGAGCTTAAAGACTATATCACTCCTTGGGAATCAGAACAG CCCCACTGCACTTCAACTGATCCCAATGACAAAGCTTCCATCACACCCTCCTTAACTCCCTCCCCTCCAGCTACTGGGAAGCTACCAGCATATAGTCAGGCCCTTCAAGTCCTTGTGGATCTGTCTGACAATGAGATTCCTGTGGACTATGGAGAGCACATTGCTCCTGACACTGGCCAAG ACCAAAATGCCAGTTTGTCCTCACACTTTCAAATGACTGGGTTCTTTCTTGAGGAGATCactgacatttgtgtgaatggcCCATGTACCAATACAAATGGCCTTCCAACAGGAAAATCCATGTGTCAACACGGGGCAGCTCAACAGCACAGCAGCCGTTCAACT TTGGCGCTATCCAACTTAGCATCAAACCTTAGCAGCATGGTGAACAACCCTGAACTCAGTGACTGTCAACTACAAGTTGACAGTGGTCAAGTCTTCTATGCTCATTCCTTTATTGTATATGCACGGTGCCCTCTTCTGGCAGAAATG ATGCATGAACGTGGTTTTGGAGTGTGTGAGAAGGACATTCCCAGAGCTCACAGGGTTTTGATCTGCGATGTCCCAGGTGAGGCGGTGTTGGTTCTGCTGCAATACCTGTATAGTGCGAGCGTATCCCTCCCAGCATCATTGCAGCCTCATGTTCTGGAGTTGGCATCCAG GTTTAACTTACCGGAATTGCAGCAGCTTTGTGAACTTCACTCTGAAGACCCTTCTGCTCAAAATGAGGATGGAGCTCCCACAAGCCCAACGGAATGTCTCAATAAGACAGACATGGCCTTAGCAGCGCTCTTCAACTCCATGTGGAGCCATGAAGACGATGCGGAGCAAGAAGGGAATGACAAGAATGGGCTCGAAAAAGCTGCAGATGTTGGAATTAATGACAGGGAGCTCCACGAGGAGCAGGTGAATGAGGAAGAGCTGAATGAGATTTACGAATTTGTTGCCACGCAGAGAAAGAGAGGTGCGAAGATAGTGAGTGTGGTAGAAAGTGAGGGAGATGATGGAGAGGTGTCAAGCAAACTAACTGAGCCAATAGAGAATCCAGGAAGATTTTGCAACAAAACTCCAGAGCCTGAATCTGACCCTCATCTGGACCACAGCCTGGACAACCCCTATGATTGCTTCTTCTCAACTTCTGAGGGTGTCTACAAAGAAAATCCCCCTTCCTTGACTCCACCAAGAGCACACACATCCATGTCTACATTATCAGGGAGAACTATTCTTCACTCCTCAGTGAGTTTAGATGGTGGCAGTTCCCTCAATACATCCAACTTACCTGTCCCAGGTGTGTCCCCAGACGGAGATAGGAATGACAGTAGCGCTATTGAAGGCAAGGAAGTAGTTGGGGAACATCCTATGCCTCTAAAGCCTCAAAGCCAACTCTCTGGTGCTATTAATGTCGCCCTACTTCCTAATTCACCCCACAAAAAGGAGCCAGATCTGATCATTTTGTCAGGATCAAGTGAGGAAATGGAAATATTCAATTCTCAAATCTGTTCCCAGAATTCCATTTTCTCTCATTCACACCCCGAACAAATCTTCACTCACTTAAAATCGAACGAGCCCACTGTGGAGAACGAACAGTTTAGAAATCTGGAATGTGGTAGTATCACTGATTTAAGTCCATCTCCCGAAAAACTTAGTCCAGGAGATTGTTCTCCAGAATTCTCTTGGTTAATCCCCTGTACAGTCAGTGCCAGTCCCAGAAAAACAAGCACGGAAAGTTCCGATCAAAGCAAGATTAGCTCGTGTAGGACAAAGTTGTTCCCTGAAGAGAATAAACCAGAAAGTGCAGAAGTGGACCCAAAGCAAGACACACCTATCCAACCACATGTTGAGCCTCATAGTAGCACTCCCCTGCATTCGGATGTTGTCCAGCACCACAACACCAACACCTTTCCACTCTATACACAACTTGGCAAGGAAAAGTCATTCAGTTCCGACCACGAAAGCCCGGAAGGGATGCAGTTAGAGAGCTTTCATCGTTCCCCCTTTTCAGACCCTTCAGAGCCACATTCTTCTACTTCTCACAGAAGGCTTCCTAGTTCAGAGAGAGCGAGCAAGTACTCAAGTCCTACTCGCTCCAGCAGTTACAACTGCACTGGTGTCAAGCCAAAGTGGACAACACCTGAGGACAGAATAATTGCAGAGTTAGATAATGACAGGGAACTGGGAGGAGTAGAAGAAAGACCATCTCCAAACGTGAGTTTTGAGCAGAGCTTGATAATCTTGGACGAACCTCCGATAGCTTTCAATGACTCGTGGGGTCTCGACGGCTGTGACAACATTGCAGGAAACCCGGGATCCTGTAGTTCAGGGCTAGAGAACAGAAGAGGATGTACCCGTCGCTGCCAAGAACCCCAAAATATGAATTCACAGTCATCTACTAATAAAGAAGGCCAGATCTCCCCTTCACCACCTGGTGAAACTATCAATACTCCACCAGAAATAAGTGACAGTCTCCTAGTTGCAAACATGCGGGACTGCTCAGGGGAAGAGGACATTCTTCCTCTTTCACAACGGCTAAACCTAAAAACTCCGC CATCTTCACGCATAAAAAGCCATCACACTTTAGTGCCAATCACTCCAATGCCTCACTTCTCAGATATGGACACACCAGAACTCAAAAATAAACTGAACag TTTTGGTGTCAGGGTCTTACCGAAGCGCCAGATGATCCTCAAGTTGAAGGAGATCCACCATTTCACCCACCAGCTTGTCAACTCATACTCTGATGAAGAAGAACTTTCTGTGGTGCATGGAGCCCAGACAAACGCAACGTCTAGtaaatcttttgaaaaaaaaggcaatttcaAGGAGCCAGCTTCCATCTCCCTGGCGAAACACACCCGTGAGGATGAAGACATGCAGCCACTACCAAACTCTCAAGATTCAAATTCCTCCTCCACCACGTCAACTGACGAATCAGAAAG ACACAACCCAGAGCTGTGCCCATCCTCTGGCAGAGAATCAGACAGCGATGGTGGGATCTCGGCTTCCCAAGCGGCCACGTGCCTTAAAGATCGCCTACAGGCCGTCCGCAAGTTAATCTTGTCTGACTCGGACCTGTGCACTCAGATTCTTCAGTACCAGCCGCTGGTTCTATCTCAACTCCGAGAGCGCCTAAAACTGGCAGGCATCCACATAGGTGCCACCAAGTTGGTGAACTTTCTAGACTCACAATGTATCACATTCACCACGGCAAAACCGGGACAGACCGCAACTCGCAGACatgtcaaaaaaaaaggaaagaagagGACGAGGAAATGA
- the slx4 gene encoding structure-specific endonuclease subunit SLX4 isoform X2, giving the protein MSNISRILLPSQDSDEALAMRLQQQLDREASEIHKMDLATEGLFFCHICHRNISHMTSEGRTKHINRCLDDSEHQMDPPPPPPPCVPDCPICGRKFKMLKSRSAHLKRCSADMGISPADLLQGLQRQAEETQRAAPTTISQTGGTKRKCVSQAAARKKSRKKTEIMDENTKMALALSSSLLQQEQEQLNSAKAQKTTTNLSSTPVLKWKPDTGKGCAKRKKGTVPRPPPILLIQDVNVALTRLQERVATLLLRTRAPSPPTPTRCPSTVSTLSGAAPLWQKSALPNGNIGELYFFVPELKDYITPWESEQPHCTSTDPNDKASITPSLTPSPPATGKLPAYSQALQVLVDLSDNEIPVDYGEHIAPDTGQDQNASLSSHFQMTGFFLEEITDICVNGPCTNTNGLPTGKSMCQHGAAQQHSSRSTLALSNLASNLSSMVNNPELSDCQLQVDSGQVFYAHSFIVYARCPLLAEMMHERGFGVCEKDIPRAHRVLICDVPGEAVLVLLQYLYSASVSLPASLQPHVLELASRFNLPELQQLCELHSEDPSAQNEDGAPTSPTECLNKTDMALAALFNSMWSHEDDAEQEGNDKNGLEKAADVGINDRELHEEQVNEEELNEIYEFVATQRKRGAKIVSVVESEGDDGEVSSKLTEPIENPGRFCNKTPEPESDPHLDHSLDNPYDCFFSTSEGVYKENPPSLTPPRAHTSMSTLSGRTILHSSVSLDGGSSLNTSNLPVPGVSPDGDRNDSSAIEGKEVVGEHPMPLKPQSQLSGAINVALLPNSPHKKEPDLIILSGSSEEMEIFNSQICSQNSIFSHSHPEQIFTHLKSNEPTVENEQFRNLECGSITDLSPSPEKLSPGDCSPEFSWLIPCTVSASPRKTSTESSDQSKISSCRTKLFPEENKPESAEVDPKQDTPIQPHVEPHSSTPLHSDVVQHHNTNTFPLYTQLGKEKSFSSDHESPEGMQLESFHRSPFSDPSEPHSSTSHRRLPSSERASKYSSPTRSSSYNCTGVKPKWTTPEDRIIAELDNDRELGGVEERPSPNVSFEQSLIILDEPPIAFNDSWGLDGCDNIAGNPGSCSSGLENRRGCTRRCQEPQNMNSQSSTNKEGQISPSPPGETINTPPEISDSLLVANMRDCSGEEDILPLSQRLNLKTPPSSRIKSHHTLVPITPMPHFSDMDTPELKNKLNSFGVRVLPKRQMILKLKEIHHFTHQLVNSYSDEEELSVVHGAQTNATSSKSFEKKGNFKEPASISLAKHTREDEDMQPLPNSQDSNSSSTTSTDESERHNPELCPSSGRESDSDGGISASQAATCLKDRLQAVRKLILSDSDLCTQILQYQPLVLSQLRERLKLAGIHIGATKLVNFLDSQCITFTTAKPGQTATRRHVKKKGKKRTRK; this is encoded by the exons GACAGTGATGAAGCTCTGGCCATGCGCCTGCAGCAGCAACTTGACCGTGAGGCATCGGAGATCCACAAAATGGACTTAGCAACGGAGGGTCTCTTTTTCTGCCACATCTGTCACCGAAACATATCCCACATGACATCTGAGGGACGCACAAAGCACATCAACAG GTGTCTGGATGACAGTGAGCATCAAATggatcctcctcctcctcctcctccttgtgTCCCCGACTGTCCAATCTGTGGCAGGAAATTCAAGATGCTCAAGAGTCGCTCTGCCCACTTGAAGCGCTGCTCGGCAGACATGGGCATTAGTCCTGCCGACCTGCTGCAGGGTCTCCAGAGGCAGGCAGAGGAGACACAGCGTGCTGCTCCAACCACCAT CTCACAAACTGGAGGCACCAAAAGGAAATGTGTGAGTCAGGCTGCAGCGAGAAAGAAGTCACGGAAAAAGACTGAAATCATGGATGAAAACACCAAAATGGCTCTGGCCTTATCATCCTCACTGTTGCAACAGGAGCAAGAGCAACTGAATTCGGCAAAAGCACAGAAGACCACCACCAATTTGTCCAGTACACCTGTGTTGAAGTGGAAGCCAGACACCG gtaaaggTTGCGCTAAAAGGAAAAAGGGCACCGTCCCTCGTCCTCCGCCAATCCTTCTCATCCAGGATGTCAATGTGGCCCTGACTAGACTGCAGGAGCGCGTCGCTACTCTCCTCCTACGGACCCGAGCTCCATCTCCACCTACACCAACACGTTGTCCCAGCACAGTGTCTACCTTGAGTGGCGCTGCTCCCCTCTGGCAAAAGAGTGCCCTGCCCAATGGAAATATTGGTGAATTATACTTTTTTGTCCCGGAGCTTAAAGACTATATCACTCCTTGGGAATCAGAACAG CCCCACTGCACTTCAACTGATCCCAATGACAAAGCTTCCATCACACCCTCCTTAACTCCCTCCCCTCCAGCTACTGGGAAGCTACCAGCATATAGTCAGGCCCTTCAAGTCCTTGTGGATCTGTCTGACAATGAGATTCCTGTGGACTATGGAGAGCACATTGCTCCTGACACTGGCCAAG ACCAAAATGCCAGTTTGTCCTCACACTTTCAAATGACTGGGTTCTTTCTTGAGGAGATCactgacatttgtgtgaatggcCCATGTACCAATACAAATGGCCTTCCAACAGGAAAATCCATGTGTCAACACGGGGCAGCTCAACAGCACAGCAGCCGTTCAACT TTGGCGCTATCCAACTTAGCATCAAACCTTAGCAGCATGGTGAACAACCCTGAACTCAGTGACTGTCAACTACAAGTTGACAGTGGTCAAGTCTTCTATGCTCATTCCTTTATTGTATATGCACGGTGCCCTCTTCTGGCAGAAATG ATGCATGAACGTGGTTTTGGAGTGTGTGAGAAGGACATTCCCAGAGCTCACAGGGTTTTGATCTGCGATGTCCCAGGTGAGGCGGTGTTGGTTCTGCTGCAATACCTGTATAGTGCGAGCGTATCCCTCCCAGCATCATTGCAGCCTCATGTTCTGGAGTTGGCATCCAG GTTTAACTTACCGGAATTGCAGCAGCTTTGTGAACTTCACTCTGAAGACCCTTCTGCTCAAAATGAGGATGGAGCTCCCACAAGCCCAACGGAATGTCTCAATAAGACAGACATGGCCTTAGCAGCGCTCTTCAACTCCATGTGGAGCCATGAAGACGATGCGGAGCAAGAAGGGAATGACAAGAATGGGCTCGAAAAAGCTGCAGATGTTGGAATTAATGACAGGGAGCTCCACGAGGAGCAGGTGAATGAGGAAGAGCTGAATGAGATTTACGAATTTGTTGCCACGCAGAGAAAGAGAGGTGCGAAGATAGTGAGTGTGGTAGAAAGTGAGGGAGATGATGGAGAGGTGTCAAGCAAACTAACTGAGCCAATAGAGAATCCAGGAAGATTTTGCAACAAAACTCCAGAGCCTGAATCTGACCCTCATCTGGACCACAGCCTGGACAACCCCTATGATTGCTTCTTCTCAACTTCTGAGGGTGTCTACAAAGAAAATCCCCCTTCCTTGACTCCACCAAGAGCACACACATCCATGTCTACATTATCAGGGAGAACTATTCTTCACTCCTCAGTGAGTTTAGATGGTGGCAGTTCCCTCAATACATCCAACTTACCTGTCCCAGGTGTGTCCCCAGACGGAGATAGGAATGACAGTAGCGCTATTGAAGGCAAGGAAGTAGTTGGGGAACATCCTATGCCTCTAAAGCCTCAAAGCCAACTCTCTGGTGCTATTAATGTCGCCCTACTTCCTAATTCACCCCACAAAAAGGAGCCAGATCTGATCATTTTGTCAGGATCAAGTGAGGAAATGGAAATATTCAATTCTCAAATCTGTTCCCAGAATTCCATTTTCTCTCATTCACACCCCGAACAAATCTTCACTCACTTAAAATCGAACGAGCCCACTGTGGAGAACGAACAGTTTAGAAATCTGGAATGTGGTAGTATCACTGATTTAAGTCCATCTCCCGAAAAACTTAGTCCAGGAGATTGTTCTCCAGAATTCTCTTGGTTAATCCCCTGTACAGTCAGTGCCAGTCCCAGAAAAACAAGCACGGAAAGTTCCGATCAAAGCAAGATTAGCTCGTGTAGGACAAAGTTGTTCCCTGAAGAGAATAAACCAGAAAGTGCAGAAGTGGACCCAAAGCAAGACACACCTATCCAACCACATGTTGAGCCTCATAGTAGCACTCCCCTGCATTCGGATGTTGTCCAGCACCACAACACCAACACCTTTCCACTCTATACACAACTTGGCAAGGAAAAGTCATTCAGTTCCGACCACGAAAGCCCGGAAGGGATGCAGTTAGAGAGCTTTCATCGTTCCCCCTTTTCAGACCCTTCAGAGCCACATTCTTCTACTTCTCACAGAAGGCTTCCTAGTTCAGAGAGAGCGAGCAAGTACTCAAGTCCTACTCGCTCCAGCAGTTACAACTGCACTGGTGTCAAGCCAAAGTGGACAACACCTGAGGACAGAATAATTGCAGAGTTAGATAATGACAGGGAACTGGGAGGAGTAGAAGAAAGACCATCTCCAAACGTGAGTTTTGAGCAGAGCTTGATAATCTTGGACGAACCTCCGATAGCTTTCAATGACTCGTGGGGTCTCGACGGCTGTGACAACATTGCAGGAAACCCGGGATCCTGTAGTTCAGGGCTAGAGAACAGAAGAGGATGTACCCGTCGCTGCCAAGAACCCCAAAATATGAATTCACAGTCATCTACTAATAAAGAAGGCCAGATCTCCCCTTCACCACCTGGTGAAACTATCAATACTCCACCAGAAATAAGTGACAGTCTCCTAGTTGCAAACATGCGGGACTGCTCAGGGGAAGAGGACATTCTTCCTCTTTCACAACGGCTAAACCTAAAAACTCCGC CATCTTCACGCATAAAAAGCCATCACACTTTAGTGCCAATCACTCCAATGCCTCACTTCTCAGATATGGACACACCAGAACTCAAAAATAAACTGAACag TTTTGGTGTCAGGGTCTTACCGAAGCGCCAGATGATCCTCAAGTTGAAGGAGATCCACCATTTCACCCACCAGCTTGTCAACTCATACTCTGATGAAGAAGAACTTTCTGTGGTGCATGGAGCCCAGACAAACGCAACGTCTAGtaaatcttttgaaaaaaaaggcaatttcaAGGAGCCAGCTTCCATCTCCCTGGCGAAACACACCCGTGAGGATGAAGACATGCAGCCACTACCAAACTCTCAAGATTCAAATTCCTCCTCCACCACGTCAACTGACGAATCAGAAAG ACACAACCCAGAGCTGTGCCCATCCTCTGGCAGAGAATCAGACAGCGATGGTGGGATCTCGGCTTCCCAAGCGGCCACGTGCCTTAAAGATCGCCTACAGGCCGTCCGCAAGTTAATCTTGTCTGACTCGGACCTGTGCACTCAGATTCTTCAGTACCAGCCGCTGGTTCTATCTCAACTCCGAGAGCGCCTAAAACTGGCAGGCATCCACATAGGTGCCACCAAGTTGGTGAACTTTCTAGACTCACAATGTATCACATTCACCACGGCAAAACCGGGACAGACCGCAACTCGCAGACatgtcaaaaaaaaaggaaagaagagGACGAGGAAATGA